Genomic DNA from Canis lupus dingo isolate Sandy chromosome 32, ASM325472v2, whole genome shotgun sequence:
acttgacgggatgagcactgggtgttattctgtatgttggcaaattgaacaccaataaaaaataaatttattattaaaaaaataaaatatattctgaagaaagaaaatataaaaagttataaCAAAGCATCACATTGGATGCTAAATTTAACAAAAAGTGTTTAAGACAGTATTAAAGTTTCTAAAAAcgtaaaaagtagaaaattagcCCTTTAAATTATTGGAAGCTTTATTTTCCACCAACAAATCAAAAAATTTCCATGCTGATTCACCTCTTTGTGTTCATTGATGCCTTCATCATCCATTTATTAGTCAGAGGATCAAACATCTCCATGCTACCTAAATGTTCATTTCCATCATGTCCACCTACTGCGTATACTTTACCTGTCAAATAGAGAagtttgattttcatttgattcCAAATGGGTAAACTGAtagttatttatgtatatataatatatatgagatCACATATAATTAGAATAGCATGataattttcaacaaatattcttcTGTTCAACATCATGAATAATGTCACTTAAATAGTCATATGAAAATAACTGTAAGCTTCTGCTCAATAAAATGCCTGGAACATGCTGTTCtatataaagttatttaaatgtcCAAACACTACCCCTACCTTTGATTTCCCAACTCTCATTACTTAGTAGATGAAATCACTAATCATGCTTTCAaagaatgtttaataaaaaaagttCAATGTtatgtgaagaaaatataaaattcagtacAATGTGATCAAATTTTCTAAATGAAgttattaaaaattcacataCAATAAATAACTGTAAAGGTTACACAGAAATAATGTCAACTGTGACTATTTCTGGGTGTTTGGGTTATaggtgatttttactttttattagaatgttctcttattttccaaaaaagaatttACACTTCTATAAtccaaaaaaagtgatttttttaaggtCCTCTAACAGTTTACCCATGGTtctgtaattatttcattttcagtaaccagtaaaaaaagaatctcatttcaataataattaaacataagaaaaaagctgatatatatttattatttgagttcAATAAGCACTCTTCTTTAGGTtgattattttgcaaatataacTAAGAAAAGTTTAACTCTTTAACTCTCTTTTCCCTAATACTCATCTCTCAGTAAGCACCTACATGCAAGAGATTGCTCACTGAGCATCTTTGGGCATAAGACAAATAATCACCACACACATATTTTATTGACAGattgaaacattttataatttagaaattttcttacAGAAAGAAATTCTCAAAGTTTAAATATCTCAAAAGAGTGTTACCATCATGGCTATGACTTAAGACAATAATGGACCCACCTTCCACAGAGATTACACCCACATGTCGCCTTCGACTATTCATTTCTGGCCCAAAAAACCAACTGTTTTTGTTGATAGAATAGCATTCAATACTGCGAAAGGGGTCACCAGATCCACCTCTACCACCTACACAAAACAGCACGCCTAAAGGTAAAACCAGAAAATAGAGATCAAAATTATAGCtccctaatttttcttaaattagtgtggaaaaaaatacttaggaagtCAAAATTTTGATGAACTgctaaaaaaaatgagttatttgGATAACTTCAATGTCATTATGTTACTAAAAttctaactttcttttcttccccttattTGAACTTCTCAAAGAATAGAATACATCAGCTATTATCTCTGTTTGCTAAACAGAGATGTAATGTTACATCCCATTATAGTAAGGTTTAAGTTTTCACCCACTCTGTAAAATTGCTCTTGGCTAAGGTCAGAACTACATCCAATAAATGCTTAAGTTAATTTCTTATTGAACACAAGTACAACACTCGATATGTTGATCATCCTGTTTTTTGAGAAATTCCTCAATTCTCTTGATTTCCAAAATACTGAAGTCTCTCCTTTTGTGTCCAATAATTTCTCTTTCCTATGTTTCCCACGTTTCATCCTTCACCGACTTCTCACATACTTTATGTTAACACAGGAAAAGTACATTCCTTGATTTTAAATTCCATTCTGTATCATAATGCCTTCCAAACTACATATCTAAGCCATATTTCCACTTGATGTCCCACAGGCCTTTCAAACCCAACATATTGAAAGGATCTCCCCTCCTCACCTACCTGAACAACCCCTTCCTTCCCTGAGGtatccttcctctccctcactaTTCCACTGCCATTGTTTTAGTTCAGGTCCTCATCTGCTATTACCCAATACTGCAAAATCCTGTCCTTTCTTATCACTTTTAgtagtctttttgttttcaggCATACTTTtatccctcttattttttttttttttttttttttaatttttatttatttatgatagtcacagagagagagagagagagaggcagagacacaggcagagggagaagcaggctccatgcaccgggagcccgatgtgggattcgatcccgggtctccaggatcgcgccctgggccaaaggcaggcaccaaaccgctgcgccacccagtcTCTTCATGCATAAAATGGAATAACGCCATCTATCTCATAGTAAGGATTGAATCCTACACTAAAACCTACTCATTAAGTTGCTGCAATCATTTAAGAGATCACATATACAAGAGTCTATTATATGCCTACTATATGCATGTAAGCCAGGCTACCAAGGTgttgtttaaatttaaatctgaatttaaagAGGAATTTAACTAAATACCTTGACTTCCAGAAACAGGATTCACAACTTTAAAAAACCCCATgcttcaaaaatttaatttttgacatcaaccaattaaaaaaaaggagaataagcAGTCCTTTCCATAGAAAACTACAGTTGACACTTGAAGAACCCAGGAGTTAGGAGTACCAACTTCCTTTGTAGTTGAAAatctgcagggcagccccggtggtgcaagggtttagcaccacctgcagcccagggcatgatcctggagacccgggatcaagtcccgcgtcccgtgtcaggctccctgcatggagcctgcttcttcctctgcctgcgtctctgcctctctctcgcgctctgtatctctcatgagtaaataaaataaaatcttaaaaaaaaaaaaaaaagaaaaagaaaatctgcatataatttttgattcccccaaaacttaactcctaatagcctactgctgaccaGAAGTCTTACTGGTAGCATGAATagtcagttaacacatattttgtatgatatatatacacacacacacacacacacacacacacacacacatatgccatattcttacaataaagtaagctagagaaaagaaaatgttatttttttaaagatttatttatttatttatgatagacatagagagagagaaagaggcagagacacaggaggagggagaagcaggctccatgccaggagcccgacgtgggactcgatcccgggactccaggatcgcgccctgggccaaaggcaggtgctaaaccgctgagccactcagcgaTCCccgaaaagaaaatgttattaagaaaatcataagagaagtGCTTGGGTGTAGCTCaggcagttaaacatctgacccttgacttcagctcaggtcttgatctcagggctgtgagctcAAGCCCCTCACTAGggctttaaagagagagagagagagagagagagaacaaatacatttatagtactataaaaaatccacatacaagTGGACCTAtgcatgcagttcaaacccatgttgttcgaGGGCTAATTGTATCTATGAAGAAGTAGTTCTAAATACATCTATGACATTCAAATTTTCGTTACCTATATAAAATCCCACTATTCATAATCATGTACTGccctttgttgttatttttaggcTATTCCACAGATCTGTTTATATGATAACTATATTTGGTAGCAACGAATGTAGATAAACTCTTTGCTCAGAGTACCACTTCTTGAATTCCTAGaccttcatttattttccatcatccctcaaatatattttttatagttataaaaaGTAGCATAAGTGAACATGAACTATTAGGAAAATACAGTCTGAAAACTGTggcaaataaagataaaattacatGCCTCCTTAAGTATAAGACCTTTAGATTTGAGGAGTCTAACATAGTCTATTATACAAATTTGTAACGTAGTTACtgcctttaagtttttattttattttattttattttattttgtaatctatacacccaatgtgggactgaactcataaccccaagatcaagagtcacattgctcttccaaatgagccagccagggggCCCACTTAGTGCCTTCCTTTCGATTtgataaaacacaaaaactagtaatatttaaacacaaaatatgtgtcaaGCTCCATCCTTGGCACTAGGGATACACCTGAATAAGATATTTACCTGTCTCTAAAGAGATCGAaacatgtcaaataaataaatttcaatgcACTACAGTTAATAAAACAAGTGCAAACAAAGCATTCTAAAAGTACAAATGATAGAGGAATTAACTCTGCTAGAAGTatcaagaaaacttaaaaaaaaaaagagagagagatttcagcAGGCTCTTCAAAGTGTATAGGgcttatgactttttaaaaaattggtttattGGTAAAACTACCTGAATCATGTCCAGTAAGAATTCACATACAACCATATTATTGCCAATTACTACTTTAAGACAATCAGATACTAACCATCTTACAATTAAGTTTGGGAATACATAACTAGTCCTCAAATACAACAAAGATCCTTCTAGTAGAGGTAATAAGATGAGTAATTTAATTACCAGCAGTATGCTTCCTTGGGGTAGTCCGAATGGAGTATTCAAAGTCAGGTACTGCTCTGCTACTCAAGTGAAGATGGTAATTTCTTGCTTCATCCAACAAATCTCTACATTTTAGATTTTGCTTGACAATCTGTTCTTTTGCCACAACACCCATAAGAAAATCAACTGGCAGCAGCGGCAAACGAACCTAAGATCATGAACAGTAGCAGATATAAGATTAAACTGTAATTAGATAGTTCATTCTGTACTTTGTAGTATGTTTAcgttgtttttaaaaactcatttattgggcagcctgggtggctcagcagtttagtgccgccttcggcctagggtgtgatcctggagacctgggatcgtgtcccatgtccggctccctgcatggagcctgcttctccctctgcctgtgtctctgcctctctgtgtgtgtgtgtctctctctctgtgtctctcagagaaaaaataaaataaatgaatgaataataaataaaatcttgaataaataaaataaatgaataaataaaatcttagaaaaaaaccctcatttaTTACACAAAGCCTTTCTAACATGTGAAGGAAGTTCAATGAGCCAAGTTCTAAAGTGATTTCTAGTATGCTCTGCACTAATGAAATCAGATTGTATGTTAAATACATCCTCCCCCcctttaaatacagttttaagtagactaataaaataattcaattgtCTTCACTCAAGTTACTTAATTCCAAAAATGGCAGTGTCATAATCACAAGGCCCCACTGCTGCTGGAGAAAAGGCACAATCAAAACAAAATTGccatattttgttcttttgccttTTAAAGCTTAGATAGAACAAATAAATGGGATTTCTTCATTACTTGAACAAATAAACATGCATAATATTAAATTAATGCTGTTTTCTCCAAACTAATCACCTTGGAAGGTTATATACTGAATGAGGGATGCATCCCCTATTAGGTAGAGGCACTCACCTTTCTTCCCTTAAAGATGCATTGATTTTCTAGTGGATTAAGGGGATGATCAAATCAGGTAATATGATTTTGAGTTAAAAGTACCTATGCATATACAGAAAGAAGATAGCTGCAACATAATGaaactttttgtttctgttgacaaaattattttcagagtaATTCTAATGCTTATTTTATTATCTCCTTACCCAGGTTACCCTGttggaaataaagaaaggaagaaagaaaagaaaagaaatgaaataaataagaaaagagcCATATTTCTGAGGTTACAGAAGTGAAACCATGGTGAGGAAAGAAAATGGCATGTTATGTCTTGTGGTTCTTTCCAGATAAGAAAGTAACCACTATAATTTCAAAACTTCATTATAAACAATAGTTACTTAGAGCTGTTTCCTCAGAACCATTTTCTAtcagcataaataaaatattcattactaCAATTTCAAAAGGCTATTTTCAACATTCAggttaaaaagcaaagaatggtATTTCTAATTAAATGTAACAAATTCAGACCTTTCCTTAAATAGTATAGTGAATAAATAGGAAAGTGAAGAGAAAGCCATTTTCACACTGTATAACACAAAGATTTCTACATTCCTTTAGATAATCTACACATTTCATATCAGTGAAACAACCTAATTTGCTGCTATATCActtcatttctatacaccagcTTATTTTAGCCCCTACCTGTGCAAGTGTTTCATCCAACCATTTGGAATGATGCTGTGGATTGGCAAGAAGCCACTTGATGGCCGCACTATAGACCTGCTTTTCATTCTCAATATTTAAGTCACTGGAGGACAGAAGTTTATGGAGATGTTGGGGTGACACACTTACAAAGTCTTCACACTCCACTACTTCAGTAAAATGCTCACAGGCATACTGATCCGCCATGTCCATTAAGTCTATTCGGTTGTGACTTTCAGCAAAAGCTCTCACTGCCAGGCAGTTGGAGGGATGAAAATGTAACTTCATGTATTCACAACAAGCTCTAGCCACCAGTTCAACCTGTAGAATACAGGCTGCATATAAGAGAGGTTGGACATTATCAACAGTCAAAGTGAGCCGTGAAGAATAGACAAACTTTACCAAGTCTTCTATTGCATCACCGTCAAAATCTCTGATCTCAATCAGTGTTTGCTTGGCTTCAGCCATTTCAGAAAGAAACATGGCTCTGAAGTAAGGGATAACACAAGCCAATACTAGTTTGTGACAAGAGATTAGCTTTGAGCCAAcctgtttaaaacaaacaaacaaaaggagacttagtttaatataaaaatcagttttagatCAGCATTGAGCATGTGTGGTAGCAGGGACAAAAACCTGCACGAATttagtgtatttgtttttaacaatcCAATCCTTTGGTTACTTATTTTAATCAAGGACAATTGcaattttcttcttccaaagtATTCACTTATCTTctatatattatctaaaatgtatatatagtaaACTATGATTTTCTAGACTACCTCAAATTTCAGGAACATTCTGTGAATGAATGAGAAGAGCAACACACATTATCTACCACTACTTGGGCACTATTCTTGTTTTTGGTCTGTGAGaccctttcttaaaatttttttctcgggatgcctgggtggctcagtggttgagcatttgcctttggctcagggcatgatcctggattcccgggatggctcagggcatgatcctggattctgggatggagtcccgcatcaggctccttgcatggagcctgcttctcctccccctgcctgtgtctctgcctctctttctgtgtctctcatgaatgaataaatacaatctttaaaaaatacaaaaataaaaagaattaaaaataaaatatttttttttctgagaacctggatggctcagttaagcgtctgcctttg
This window encodes:
- the KLHL8 gene encoding kelch-like protein 8 isoform X2 — its product is MASESVNTKQARNHCTKGKRQHQQIKNRSSISDGDGEDSFIFEANEAWKDFHGSLLRFYENGELCDVTLKVGSKLISCHKLVLACVIPYFRAMFLSEMAEAKQTLIEIRDFDGDAIEDLVELVARACCEYMKLHFHPSNCLAVRAFAESHNRIDLMDMADQYACEHFTEVVECEDFVSVSPQHLHKLLSSSDLNIENEKQVYSAAIKWLLANPQHHSKWLDETLAQVRLPLLPVDFLMGVVAKEQIVKQNLKCRDLLDEARNYHLHLSSRAVPDFEYSIRTTPRKHTAGVLFCVGGRGGSGDPFRSIECYSINKNSWFFGPEMNSRRRHVGVISVEGKVYAVGGHDGNEHLGSMEMFDPLTNKWMMKASMNTKRRGIALASLGGPIYAIGGLDDNTCFNDVERYDIESDQWSTVAPMNTPRGGVGSVALINHVYAVGGNDGVASLSSVERYDPHLDKWIEVKEMGQRRAGNGVSELHGCLYVVGGFDDNSPLSSVERYDPRSNKWDYVAALTTPRGGVGIATVMGKIFAVGGHNGNAYLNTVEAFDPVLNRWELVGSVSHCRAGAGVAVCACLTSQIRDVGHGSNNVVDCM
- the KLHL8 gene encoding kelch-like protein 8 isoform X1, translating into MASESVNTKQARNHCTKGKRQHQQIKNRSSISDGDGEDSFIFEANEAWKDFHGSLLRFYENGELCDVTLKVGSKLISCHKLVLACVIPYFRAMFLSEMAEAKQTLIEIRDFDGDAIEDLVKFVYSSRLTLTVDNVQPLLYAACILQVELVARACCEYMKLHFHPSNCLAVRAFAESHNRIDLMDMADQYACEHFTEVVECEDFVSVSPQHLHKLLSSSDLNIENEKQVYSAAIKWLLANPQHHSKWLDETLAQVRLPLLPVDFLMGVVAKEQIVKQNLKCRDLLDEARNYHLHLSSRAVPDFEYSIRTTPRKHTAGVLFCVGGRGGSGDPFRSIECYSINKNSWFFGPEMNSRRRHVGVISVEGKVYAVGGHDGNEHLGSMEMFDPLTNKWMMKASMNTKRRGIALASLGGPIYAIGGLDDNTCFNDVERYDIESDQWSTVAPMNTPRGGVGSVALINHVYAVGGNDGVASLSSVERYDPHLDKWIEVKEMGQRRAGNGVSELHGCLYVVGGFDDNSPLSSVERYDPRSNKWDYVAALTTPRGGVGIATVMGKIFAVGGHNGNAYLNTVEAFDPVLNRWELVGSVSHCRAGAGVAVCACLTSQIRDVGHGSNNVVDCM